GCAAAGCGATGACGCGCTCGGTGCTCGACACGCTCGACGGCGTCGGCCCCGTGCGCAAGAAGCGCCTGATGACCGCGTTCGGCTCGGTGCGCGCGATCAAGAACGCCTCGGTCGACGAGATCGCCGCCGTCAAAGGGATGACGCCGGCGCTGGCGTCGCAGGTGAAGAGCGCGCTCGGCGGTTAGCGCGTATCCGGCCGGCTAGAGGTTCTTCAGCGCAAACGCTTTCAGCGCGGCGAGGTCGCCTATGAAGCGGTTGCGATCGACGCTGCTGCCGAGGCCGGCGATCGGCGGCTGCGTCGTCGGGATCGAGCCGTCGGAGTATTGCCACATCACCATGCCGGGCGTCTTTCCGGCCCACCCCGGCGGGATGTTCGACTGATACGAGTCGTCGTTGTACGCGGCGACCCAGAGCGGATGGCCGGCGTATCCGGAACCGCCGTTCAGATACTCGCCCGGGAACGAGTACGACATGTAGAGCAGCATCCGCGCGCCCTTGAGATGCGGTTCGACCGCCTGCAGGAAACCGGAGATCTGCGCCATGACGGCGTCGCTCGACATCCCGCCCGGAACCGCTTCGCAGTCGAGCGCCGGCGGGATGTCGCCGTTGCGCGGCGTGTAGACCGAGAGGAAGTTCGCCGCCTGCGCGGCCGGATCGTCGGTCCACGAGAGGAAGTGGTACGCGCCGGCGATCATCCCCGCGGCGCGAATTCCGCTGATGTTGTGCGCGAAGCTGCTCTGCACGTTGCCGCTGCCCTGCGTCGCCTTCGCGATCGCGAAGCTGTACCCGGACTCCTTGACGAGATTCCAGTCGATGTCGTTGCCCTGGAAATCTGAGACGTCGATGCCGTTGACGAATGCCATGGTGGAGCGCGCCTTCGCGCCTGCTCGGGGCGCGGCCTGGCGGCGTCAGCCCGGCGGCGGCGCCTTGGCGAGAAAGGTGCGGATCGCCGCGTAGAACGGGGTCGGGTTTTCGACCCACGGAAAATGGCCCGAGTCGGGGATCATCACCTTCGTCGCGCGCGGGAAGAGCGCGTCGAGCTGCGCTTCGGCGGCGCGCGAGGGATCGTCGGTGCCGAAGACGAGGAGCACCGGGATCGTCGCGTTGCGCAGCGCGTCGTTTACGTCGTAGTGCTTCGAGATGTCGGCGAACATCGCGCGGCTGACGTCCGCGTTCGCGTAGTGCTGCGGCATCGCCGCGGCGTAGGCGACGCCTTTCGCGTGATCGTGGAAATAGCCCGGCAGGATCGCGCGCAGCGAGCCTTGGCCGCCGCTCTGCTGCGTCGCGTCGGCGGCGTTCTTGTCCGCGTCGGTGAGGCGCGCCTCGATGATCTGGCCGAACGCCTTCGCGAACGTCGGATCGGGTCCGCCCGGATCGAGCAGCGCCAGCGACGCGACGTTGTTCCCGTGCGCGGCGGCGTACGCCATCGAGAGCATCGCGCCCCACGAGTGGCCGAGCAGCGAGAGGCGCGTCTGGCCCAGCGCGGTGCGCAGGGCGTCCAGATCGGCGACCGCGCCGGCGACGGTGGCCTGCGAGCCGTCGCCGAACGCGGCGCGCGAGGCGCCCGTACCGCGCTGGTCGAGGACGACCACTGTGCGCTCGCGCGACAGCTCGACCGCGATCGGATCGACGTAGGCCGATTCGAGTCCGGGGCCGCCGCTGAGCAGCACGTGGATCGGGCCCGTCTCGCCGAAGCGCCGGTAGCTCAGCGTGCCGCCGGTGACGGGGAAGGTGCGGACGGCCGGATCGGCGGCTCGGACCTTGCCCGCGGTTGCGGCGCCGGCCGACGCGGCGGCGGCCGATGCGGCGGCGAGAAAACGACGACGGTTCATGCCCCGGGCTCCTTCGCGGCGAGAACGTTCCCGGCCGACGGGCGGATGTTCCTCGGTGCCGCGGCGAAGGGGGCGGCATGGGCTTTCTGATCCGGCTCGTCGTCAACGCGATTGCGCTGATCGCCGTCGCGTACGTCGTGCCGGGGATCCACGTCAGCGGGATCGGCGGCGCGCTGATCGCCGCGCTGATCCTGGGGATCGTGAACGCGATCTTGCGGCCGATCCTTATCATCCTGAGCTTGCCGCTCGAGCTGCTCACGCTGGGATTGTTCACGCTCGTCATCAACGCGCTGCTGTTCTGGCTGGTCGGCGCGCTGCATGTCGGACTGGACGTCGCCGGGTTCTGGCCGGCGTTCTGGGGCGCGATCGTGATGGCGATCGTGTCGTGGATTCTTTCGCTGCTCACGCGCGGGCCCGAAAGGCGGCGCGCGTAGTGGAACGGACGCAGAAGTTGTTGAGCATCGCGCTCGCCGTGCTGGCGATCGACGGTTGCGCGCTTCCCGTGCTCGCGGCACCGGAGCTGCCGGAACGGACGCCGACGCCGGCACCGCGCGGCTCGTCGTCGATGACCACGCATAATTCGACGATGCATCACTCGTTCTCGCATCACTTCACGCACCATGCGGCCGGCATCGTGGCCGGTTCGGCCGCCGCGGCCGCAGCGGCCGCGGCAGCGCAGAAGAAAAACGGCAAGGGCAAGAACGGCAAGTCCGGCAAAGGCGGCAAAGGCGGCAAGGGCGGCGGCTTCGGTCATGCGGGAGCGCACGGCGGCGGCGGCTGAGCCGGTCGCGTTCTGGGAGCACTTCGAAGGGCATCCGTACGCGCTGCCCGACCCCGTCGTGCTGGACGCGGCGGAGATCGACGCGATTCGCGCCGCAGCGCGCGACGCGTGGTCGGTATTCGCGCGCGTCGCAGAGCTGTTGCGCGCACTGCCGGACGACGGCTTGGAGGCGCTGGGGATTCCCGCGGCGGCGTTCGGCGTCGTCCGCATGCGCGACCTGCGCGCCGGGGAGACGCTGGTCGGGCGGTTCGACTTTCTGCGCGAGAACGGCGCGTACCGTGTCGTCGAGCTGAACGCGGAGACGCCGTTCTTCATCGTGGAGTCGTTTGTGGAGAACGGGTTGCGCGTGCGCGCACGCGGGTTGCGCGATCCGAACGAGGACGAGCGCGCGCGGCTCGGCGAGGCGCTCGCTGCGGCGGTGCAGCCGCTCGGCGCGGACGCGCGGGTCGGCGTCGTGGCGACGAACGTCTACCGCGAAGACGTCGGGACGGCGTGCTTCTTGCGCGATCTGCTGGCCGAGCGAATCGAGGCCGAGGTGGTGTTCGTTCCGGTGCACGAGCTGGCCGTCGAGGACGGCGTCGTGCTGGATGCGCGCGGGCCGCTCGACGTGCTGTACCGGTGCTATCCGCTGGAGCACTTCGCTGCCGATCCCGGCGGGCCGGCGCTGTTCGACGCGGTCGCGCGCGGTGCGTGCCGGCTGCTGAATCCGCCCTCGGCGCTGTTGCTGCAGTCCAAAGCCGCGCAAGCGCTGATCTGGGGACTGTACGAGCGCGGCGAGTTCTTTGGCGAGGCGGAGCGCGCCGCGATCGCGCGCACGTTCTTGCCCACGTATCTCGATCGCCCCGACGACGGTGCGGCGTACGTGCGCAAGCCGGTGCTGGGACGCGAGGGGATCGGCGTCGCGATCCTCGACGGCGCCGGCGCGGAGGTCGCGCACGGCGAGCGGGCCGTTCCGGCGATCGCCGAGCAGCCGGTCGTGTACCAGCGCTACGTCCGTGCGCCGCGGCGCCGCGTGCGCCGCGCCGACGGCCTCGAGGTGGACGGCGAGGAGCTGACGACGTGCTTCGTCGTCGCCGGCCGGCCCAGCGCGGTCGGGATGCGGATCGGCGGGCCGGTGACCGATTCGTGGAGCTATTTCGCGCCGGTCGGTGTTCGATGATCTTGGTGTTCGATCCGTACTGGCTGGCCAAGCCGTTCCTGCATTGCCTCGATCCGGAGGACGCTCACGAGCTGACGCTGCGCGCGCTCGAAGCGAACGTCGTGCCGTGGCAGCCGCGCGGCGACGATCCGGTGCTCGCGACGACGCTGTTCGGGCGCGCGCTGCCGAACCCGGTCGGGTTGGCGGCGGGGTTCGACAAGAACGCGCGCGTCTACGAGCGGATGGGGATGCACGGGTTTGGGTTCGTGGAGGTCGGCGGCGTTACGCCGCTGCCGCAAGCCGGCAATCCGCGCCCGCGCGTCTTCCGGCTGCCCGAAGACGGCGCGGTGATCAACCGGCTCGGCTTTCCGAACGAAGGCGCTTCAGCGATCGAAGCGCGCTTGAAGCGCAAGGGGCGTACCGACGGCATCGGGCTCGGCATCAACTTAGCGTCGAACGCCGAGAGCGCCGATCCGGCCGACGACTTCGTGCAGCTTGCGCGCACGTTCGCGCGTTACGCGGACTATCTGACGCTGGACGTCTCGTGCCCGAACACCGCGAACGGCCTGGTGTTTCTCGATCCCGTGCGGCTCTCCAATCTGCTCGTGCGGTTGGCGGCGGTCGAATGGGAATCAGCGCGTCCCGCACTGGTCGCGAAGCTCTCGCCCGACGTCGACGACGTGCTGCTGCAGCGGCTCGTCGCGACGCTGCTCGACGCGCGCATCGACGGGATCATTGTGGCGAACACGACGCGCGCGCGGGCGGCCGATCTGCGCAGCGCGCACGCGAGCGAAGCCGGCGGGCTTTCGGGGACGCCGCTCTTCGCGCCTTCGACCGCGCTGCTGGCGCGCGTGCGCGAGCTGAGCGGCGGAACGGTGCCGCTGATCGGCGTCGGCGGGATCGCGAGCGGCGCCGACGCGTACGCGAAGGTTCGCGCCGGCGCGAGCGCGGTACAGCTCTACACCGGATTGATTTATGCCGGCACGGGGCTCATCACGCGGATCAAGCGCGAGCTCGCGGCGCTGCTGCGGCGCGACGGGTTCGCCTCGGTCGCGGAGGCGGCGTCGGCCGTCGCGGCGCCGGCTACTTGACGCCGCGGAAGAGGAACGAGCCGCCGATCTTGTGCGCCATCACGTGGATGTCGCCGCGCATCGAGCGCAGGTCGCCGTCCAGCGAACGCATCGCGCCGGAGACCGTGCGCAGCTGACGGTCCATGTCGCCGAGCTTCGACTGC
The window above is part of the Candidatus Eremiobacterota bacterium genome. Proteins encoded here:
- a CDS encoding alpha/beta fold hydrolase, with the protein product MNRRRFLAAASAAAASAGAATAGKVRAADPAVRTFPVTGGTLSYRRFGETGPIHVLLSGGPGLESAYVDPIAVELSRERTVVVLDQRGTGASRAAFGDGSQATVAGAVADLDALRTALGQTRLSLLGHSWGAMLSMAYAAAHGNNVASLALLDPGGPDPTFAKAFGQIIEARLTDADKNAADATQQSGGQGSLRAILPGYFHDHAKGVAYAAAMPQHYANADVSRAMFADISKHYDVNDALRNATIPVLLVFGTDDPSRAAEAQLDALFPRATKVMIPDSGHFPWVENPTPFYAAIRTFLAKAPPPG
- a CDS encoding phage holin family protein, producing the protein MGFLIRLVVNAIALIAVAYVVPGIHVSGIGGALIAALILGIVNAILRPILIILSLPLELLTLGLFTLVINALLFWLVGALHVGLDVAGFWPAFWGAIVMAIVSWILSLLTRGPERRRA
- a CDS encoding glutathionylspermidine synthase family protein is translated as MRERTAAAAEPVAFWEHFEGHPYALPDPVVLDAAEIDAIRAAARDAWSVFARVAELLRALPDDGLEALGIPAAAFGVVRMRDLRAGETLVGRFDFLRENGAYRVVELNAETPFFIVESFVENGLRVRARGLRDPNEDERARLGEALAAAVQPLGADARVGVVATNVYREDVGTACFLRDLLAERIEAEVVFVPVHELAVEDGVVLDARGPLDVLYRCYPLEHFAADPGGPALFDAVARGACRLLNPPSALLLQSKAAQALIWGLYERGEFFGEAERAAIARTFLPTYLDRPDDGAAYVRKPVLGREGIGVAILDGAGAEVAHGERAVPAIAEQPVVYQRYVRAPRRRVRRADGLEVDGEELTTCFVVAGRPSAVGMRIGGPVTDSWSYFAPVGVR
- a CDS encoding quinone-dependent dihydroorotate dehydrogenase, with protein sequence MILVFDPYWLAKPFLHCLDPEDAHELTLRALEANVVPWQPRGDDPVLATTLFGRALPNPVGLAAGFDKNARVYERMGMHGFGFVEVGGVTPLPQAGNPRPRVFRLPEDGAVINRLGFPNEGASAIEARLKRKGRTDGIGLGINLASNAESADPADDFVQLARTFARYADYLTLDVSCPNTANGLVFLDPVRLSNLLVRLAAVEWESARPALVAKLSPDVDDVLLQRLVATLLDARIDGIIVANTTRARAADLRSAHASEAGGLSGTPLFAPSTALLARVRELSGGTVPLIGVGGIASGADAYAKVRAGASAVQLYTGLIYAGTGLITRIKRELAALLRRDGFASVAEAASAVAAPAT